The Apium graveolens cultivar Ventura chromosome 6, ASM990537v1, whole genome shotgun sequence genome contains a region encoding:
- the LOC141668383 gene encoding uncharacterized protein LOC141668383, which produces MFWKLASLSASSPVELVLDKDNFTLEELLDEEEIIQECKALNSRLINFLRDRAQVKQLLQYIINEPPQDAESTRIFKFPFIACEIFTCEIDVILKTLVEEEELMELLFSFLDPTRSHTALLAGYFSKVVICLMMRKTIPLMNYVQSHQHVFEQLVDLIGITSIMEVLIRLVGGDDHMFPNSLDVMHWLANSNLLEMIVDKLSPLSSPEVHANAAETLCAITRNLMSPLNTKLSSSSFVARILGHALEDSNSKSALVHSLSVCISMLDPKRSFPSPFIHSFRSHVYEAPVLLNPETVGAMLPKLGDLLMLLNVSSDEKVLPTTYGELRPPLGKYRLKIVEFIAVLLKIGNEVAEKDLVSSGTIQRVLDLFFEYPYNNALHHHVESIIFSCLESKNITIVDHVFQECGLVLRILQTNRSPTVSGELNQPTIAAAGRCGPRLGNLGHITRISNKLVQLGKTDSRIQVHLQDNSKWDDWQVSALQERNLVENVYHWACGRPTALHDRTRDSDDDDIQDRDYDVAALANNLSQAFRYSIYDNNDSEEGQRVLDHDEEDGYFDDESTEIVMSSLRLGDDQGRSLFTNSNWFAFQDDGTGAAHNRQPEAVDDINLGGASNGGSSSSDDEVVVGEEELPESQNPADGISSSATTTTQNGLSGSTSTTTADMDSQNDKSSASGGTHLGFKTSASDDLFGNGPIPDSMGCGYSNGLADRRPSLNPFEVHHHSNSGLDLANAVEKVSPPVSYMSNAVMLPNGTLTSTSSETSAESNSSQRTAVAAYSLFEEDVEFVGVELEGTEKAMEQALKEGSVGEAGPLKRNSIPMIVAEDNSDDSGIKLKEFNDANYWRVDQEVAVLE; this is translated from the exons ATGTTCTGGAAGCTTGCATCTCTCTCTGCTTCTTCACCT GTCGAGTTGGTGTTAGACAAAGACAATTTCACATTAGAAGAGCTTCTGGACGAGGAGGAGATAATACAAGAATGCAAAGCTTTAAACAGTCGTCTCATTAATTT TTTGCGAGATAGGGCACAGGTGAAACAGTTATTGCAGTACATCATCAATGAACCACCACAGGATGCTGAGAGCACACGTATATTCAA GTTTCCCTTCATTGCCTGTGAAATATTTACATGTGAAATTGATGTTATCCTCAAAACTCTGGTAGAAGAAGAAGAG CTCATGGAATTGCTTTTTTCCTTTCTGGATCCGACTCGTTCTCATACTGCCTTACTGGCCGGATATTTTAGCAAG GTTGTGATCTGTCTCATGATGCGGAAGACGATACCGCTTATGAACTATGTTCAG TCCCATCAGCATGTTTTTGAGCAGCTGGTTGACTTGATAGGTATTACATCCATCATGGAG GTTCTGATTCGACTTGTTGGCGGTGATGATCACATGTTTCCCAATTCTTTGGATGTGATGCACTGGTTGGCAAATAGCAATTTACTGGAAATGATTGTGGATAAACTCAGTCCATTG AGTTCTCCGGAAGTACATGCTAATGCAGCTGAAACGTTATGTGCTATAACTCGGAATCTAATGTCACCATTGAACACTAAACTCTCTAGCTCAAG TTTTGTTGCTAGGATATTAGGTCATGCACTAGAAGACTCAAATTCAAAATCGGCCCTTGTTCACTCATTGTCTGTCTGTATATCGATGCTTGATCCTAAAAGATCATTTCCTTCTCCCTTTATTCATTCCTTCAGAAGTCATGTATACGAGGCACCTGTACTTTTGAACCCTGAAACAGTTGGTGCGATGCTACCGAAACTTG GTGACCTGTTGATGCTACTGAACGTTTCTTCTGATGAAAAGGTTTTGCCAACAACCTATGGAGAACTGAGGCCTCCACTTGGCAAGTATCgtttaaag ATTGTGGAGTTCATTGCTGTTCTACTGAAAATTGGCAATGAAGTTGCGGAGAAGGATTTAGTCAGCTCAGGAACTATTCAAAGAGTCCTTGATCTGTTCTTCGA GTACCCATACAACAATGCGTTGCATCATCATGTCGAAAGTATCATATTTTCATGCTTAGAAAGCAAGAATATTACAATCGTTGACCATGTTTTTCAAGAATGTGGTTTGGTTCTCAGGATTCTGCAGACCAATAGAAGTCCTACTGTTTCTGGTGAACTCAATCAG CCAACTATTGCTGCTGCTGGAAGATGCGGACCCCGGTTAGGTAACCTTGGGCACATTACACGTATATCAAACAAACTTGTTCAGCTGGGGAAAACTGATAGTCGCATTCAGGTGCATTTGCAG GACAATAGCAAATGGGATGATTGGCAGGTCAGTGCTTTGCAGGAGCGTAACTTGGTGGAGAATGTTTACCATTGGGCTTGTGG GCGTCCAACTGCACTGCATGACAGGACTAGGGATAGTGATGATGACGATATTCAAGACCGAGATTATGACGTAGCAGCTCTGGCAAATAATCTAAGTCAAGCATTTAGATATTCTATATATGATAACAATGATTCTGAAGAG GGACAGAGAGTTCTCGACCATGATGAAGAG GATGGTTATTTTGACGATGAATCTACTGAAATTGTGATGTCATCCCTGAGGCTGGGTGACGATCAAGGGAG AAGTTTGTTCACAAATTCCAACTGGTTTGCTTTCCAAGACGATGGAACTGGTGCAGCCCACAATAGACAGCCTGAGGCGGTTGATGACATCAACTTGGGTGGAGCATCAAATGGAGGCAGCAGCAGCAGTGATGATGAGGTGGTGGTTGGAGAGGAAGAGTTGCCCGAAAGCCAGAACCCTGCCGATGGTATATCCAGTTCCGCCACCACCACCACTCAAAATGGACTTAGTGGGAGTACTTCAACAACTACTGCAGACATGGATTCCCAGAATGACAAGTCTAGTGCTTCTGGCGGCACACACTTGGGGTTTAAAACATCTGCTAGTGATGATCTATTTGGAAATGGACCTATACCTGATTCTATGGGATGTGGATACTCGAATGGTTTAGCAGATCGTAGGCCAAGCTTGAATCCTTTTGAAGTTCATCATCATAGCAACTCAGGCCTTGATCTTGCTAATGCAGTTGAGAAGGTGTCACCACCTGTTAGTTATATGTCAAATGCAGTAATGCTACCAAATGGTACCTTAACGTCGACTTCAAGTGAAACATCAGCTGAATCTAATTCAAGCCAAAGGACTGCTGTCGCAGCTTACTCTTTGTTTGAAGAAGACGTTGAATTTGTAGGGGTTGAATTAGAGGGTACAGAGAAAGCTATGGAACAGGCTCTAAAGGAGGGCAGTGTTGGTGAGGCAGGGCCATTGAAGAGGAACAGCATCCCAATGATTGTAGCCGAAGATAATTCTGATGACAGTGGCATCAAATTGAAGGAGTTTAATGATGCCAACTACTGGAGGGTTGATCAAGAGGTTGCAGTGCTGGAGTAA
- the LOC141663913 gene encoding GATA transcription factor 11-like, whose protein sequence is MGGCTNDGMIDGDDDILNLLSDLPEIFEEGENNIDAEEWESLFQRLGPIPLDILQGTCQNDANSHSNESSGFQAPSPTSVLDSRSSCSRVKSTSASLELLIPVRTRTKPPRHSTTCKWHSITLPTPNLTMNKKVKEKKKKIMQTSYAIKDKESWSNQATSGRICSHCQVTQTPQWRAGPLGPNTLCNACGVRYRAGRLLPEYRPAASPTFVPSVHSNFHRRIVQMRNKSIQESSVPQMNPAIYSTQAELFPVDVYSTQAELFPVHVEYVGNKMVPEAFVPEQHPSAMSPPIEFVPMSSYLFDHI, encoded by the exons ATGGGTGGATGCACTAATGATGGCATGATAGATGGTGATGATGATATTCTTAATTTGCTTTCGGATTTACCCGAAATTTTCGAAGAAGGAGAGAATAATATTGATGCAGAAGAATGGGAGTCTTTGTTTCAACGCCTTGGGCCAATCCCTTTGGATATCCTGCAGGGGACTTGCCAG AATGATGCAAATTCTCATTCCAATGAATCAAGTGGCTTTCAAGCACCAAGCCCAACTTCTGTCCTTGATAGCAGAAGCTCTTGTTCAAGAGTAAAAAGCACATCCGCCAGCCTGGAACTTCTCATCCCAGTCCGAACTCGAACGAAGCCTCCACGACATTCAACTACCTGCAAGTGGCATTCAATTACTCTCCCAACCCCTAACCTTACAATGAACAAAAAGGTCAAggagaagaaaaagaaaataatgcAAACTTCATATGCCATAAAGGACAAGGAATCTTGGTCTAATCAGGCTACAAGTGGCAGAATATGCTCCCATTGCCAGGTGACGCAAACCCCGCAATGGAGGGCTGGACCTTTGGGGCCGAATACCCTTTGCAATGCATGTGGAGTTCGTTATCGTGCTGGTCGTTTACTTCCTGAGTATCGTCCTGCAGCCAGCCCTACTTTTGTTCCGTCGGTACATTCAAACTTCCACAGAAGGATTGTACAGATGAGGAACAAATCTATCCAGGAATCTTCTGTGCCCCAGATGAACCCTGCAATATATTCAACACAGGCAGAATTGTTTCCAGTAGATGTATATTCGACACAGGCAGAGTTGTTTCCCGTGCATGTTGAATATGTAGGCAACAAAATGGTCCCCGAAGCTTTTGTTCCTGAGCAGCACCCTTCTGCAATGTCACCCCCAATAGAGTTTGTTCCTATGAGTAGTTACTTGTTCGATCACATATAA